From the Lepus europaeus isolate LE1 chromosome 14, mLepTim1.pri, whole genome shotgun sequence genome, the window ggctcccggctctagtttcctgttaatgcagaacctgggagacagagatagCAGATAgcctcaaataattgggttcttgctacccatgtggcacacgtggactgagttcccagctcctggctttgagccagCTCAGTCTGCTAGTGCAAGCATTGGgtgccagggtggggaggggcaggggaggtgaaccagctgacaggagctcttctctgtctctcaaaattagaaattaaaagagaaacaaaaatcccAACTACCAGAACTAATTTATACTTAGCTTTTTCCTCCCCTCTACTCTTTGTAACAACCAccacaataacaaaaaacaaaaagcaaacttcCGCAAACTGCTTTGACAAATTGGATGGGGGTATAGAAACCCCAAACAGGAAAGCTCTCAATAACAGAATAGGAGGATCTCAACATTAGTCctaatgttaaaaaacaaaaaagcctgcACTTAAAGAAGCACAGGGTAGAACCTACAGTACTTCCAATATGGATAATGGCAAACAGAAAGATACGCGTAATAACTGTCCCTACGacattctttgttcttttctcagGGGACAGCACCTCCCACTGTCCACCCAGCTATTCAAGCCTAAGACCCAGTGCTTCCTCACCATCCTCCCCTCCATTCAGCCAAAGGCTGAGCTCTTCTGCAGCCCACTCACTGTCCCCGTCTCCTCTGTCACCCTCCTCTGGTTGCCTGTCCTCTAATTGCTCACAAGCACGTCCCAGCCTGTCCTGCCCCTTTCCAACTACAGCCACATTATATTTCTTTCTGCACTGGGAATCCTTCATGCTGTTCCTTACTTCTGGGTCTTTAGACACACTTCTCCCAATGTCTGGAAACTTACACAGTTTGAGTTACAGAGCTAATTTTCAGTGGTGGCCAGAACAGAGTCTTAACATTTTTCACCttatttattaatctttttaagattttttgatttatttattttgaaattcagacacagagaggcagagagagagctctcccatctgctgtttcactccccagatggctacaatggccagggtggcgccaggccgaagccagaagcagctctgggtaacaggggcccaaacacatgggccattttctgctgcttttcctaggccattagcacagagctggatcaaaagtagatcagctggtacatgaaccagcacccatatgggatgctggcaccacaggcagtagaGCTACACACCATCCCCAACATTTTTACTTTAGTCTACTGTTCGATCATCATGCTTTCTtcattcatactatttttttatGCCTAGAATAATCTCTAAACTCTGTATTATTGAAGCCAATAAAgcaatcaggatttttttttttttttttttttgtatttatagaaaactgaaagtaaaatgaaGGCAGTATCTCCCAGTTTTGGGTGAAGAACTCCCAAGCAGCAAGACCTACCTccaaggaaaaaagagaagcttgaaaatttaaatacaagtgcaacaaaaaatattttggagggTACTTTAGAATTCTAAAAATCAATGTCTGGAGTCGAGGAATCCAGGCTCTTTACTCATAACAAAATCTTCTAATTATATTGTCTCAGTTGCAACCATCAAAAATGCTGGGGCCGGAATGTGATGCAATGACCTCAGCTACCACCTGAAATATCGGCATTCCATCAGAGGACCAgttcaagttgcagctgctccacttccacttcagctctctgttaaAAGTGCCCTGGAAGGCAaggccgctgccacccatgtgggagacctggggagctCTGGATTCCTGCTATAGCCAGGACCAGAcccagcattgcagccatttggaaaataaaccagtggatagaagatctctctttatctcactctgcttttcaaataaataaatcaatccctttctttaaaaatctaaaggctagggccagcgcagtgggttaacaccttggcctgaaacgccggcatgagacttggctgctacacttctgatccagctctctgctatggcctgggaaagcagcagaagatggctcacgtccttgggcccctgcacccaccacgtgggagacccggaagaagctcctggctctggatcggcgcagctccagttattgcagccaattgggaagtgaaccatcggatagaagacctctctttgcctctcctctgtgtaactctgactttcaaataaataaataaatctttaaaaaaaatctaaaggctATACTAACTGGACAGTGACTCACAAAAGAGGAACTTGGGAAAAGGCTTAATTGAGCCCCCTAATATTCCAGATAAACTTAGCAGCGAGCAGAATTTAATCAGTGTGTTTTTTACTCTTTCATATTATAGCCCTGTGCAAAGAATTTCCCATCCAAAGTAACCTTAGGCAGAGTCTCCTGCATTTCATTGGTGAAAGGACAAAAATGTCACAGTCCCTATTCTTCTAAGATAGCAATTCTCAGACTTGACACTCAGGCTGCTGGGCCTGCACTTTTCAACAATTAatctaaaacaaaccaaaaccatcTGACAACAGATCATTAGACAACTGGGCAGCCTTATTTCCTAAAATGGAGTATAGACACACCCTGAGGCACACGGAGCCAGACAACCTGTGCTGGCCTCAGAGGCTGTTAACTATTCAGCACAGTGAGGGTGCAGGTGGCCAGTGTGCTCACTGCTGCTGAGACTATGAAACGGTACCAACTTCTGTGGGAAAATGATTCTATCCATTAGTTTAAAATGTAGACCATGTGACCCACCTATCCGACTTCTAATTACTTAGACTTgcataaacatacatacacacaaatggaTAGCTACTATGAATCTCAACTAAAGTTGATTAGCTAAAGATCTTGAATTAGGCTTAGTGAGGTCATCCACATTTCAGATAGTAATAACCATTGACCACTCATTAATGttagtgcttttaaaaatattttcttcctcttaAGTTAGCCATGAGCAGAAACTCAATGGCACAGGGTAAAGGCATTAGTTTGGTTTTAGCTATGTCATGAGGGAAATAAGGAAGTCCATTCTCTGTATGATCTGTCATGTTTCCTAAGAATATTCTAGGGAAATTaggaaggcaggtgcagggaagaaAAATGGTatttggagccggcgctgtggcgcagcgggtaaagacgtcgcctgcagagctggcatcccatatggacactagtttgagtcccacatgctccacttccaatccagctctctactatggcctggaagagatgtagaagatggcccaagcccttgggctcctgcacccatgtgggagaagctcctggcttcggaatagcTCAGCTGCAgttattgcggccaactggggagtgaaccagtggatgggagacccccacccacctctctctgcctctcctctaactctttcaaacaaataagtaagtctttaaaaagagaaaaatggtatTCATACCTCTTCCTCCAGGATATCACAAGCCAAGTGGATGCGGGACACGTCTACTTGATGGGGCTCTGATTTTAACTTCTTGGATCGTAAACTCCAAAGTTTTATACAGGAGTTGTCAAACCCAGCAGCAAGCAGTTTGCTATCAGGGGAGATTTCTGCAGTGTTCAACAGTTGCTCTGTGTTGTAGAAGGCATAGAAGCAGATGGtagtgagggagggaggcccaTCCTTGACACGCTTAATGCTCTCCTGCAAGACCTCCAGGGCGGCCTCATTCTGCAGAATAGGACTGGGCATGTCAGGGGGCTCTAAGCCGTTGCTCTCGCTGCGGGAAGAGCTACCACTGGTGTAGAGCTGGTAGTCTGTTCTCTTGGCAGGCTGCACATCAAGATGAATATGTAAGGTGAGGACTTTGCACAGGGCAGTATTGTTGTCACTTTGGAGGTAGCGGATAAGGTAGTTGTAGCTGTCTTCTTGGAGACGGACCACGTACTTGTTATCTAGGAATGCTCGAAGCTTTAAGTTAGAATGGATGTCCTGGATGGTTTGAGTGGTCTGTAGCTGCTCAATGACATCCTTCTGGCTAGCATTCTGCAGAAACATTCCATGGAAGCGGCTGTAAAAACTTTCCACTGTGCTCTTCGGACTGTTCTGGACCAGGTTGAGATGGAGGTAGACAAAGAGAGGATAGAGGAGAGGCATCACTTCATGGCTATGCTGGGAATCAGAatctataataaaaaaaagtgagggctttataaTCAGGATGACCTCATACAGTGTTGTTACCCCTCCTGGACATCCCATTATCACATACCACTTCCTTGTCAGGATCTGATTTTTTTCACACTACTGATAGAAATATACATCAACACAAATTTCAAGTTCTTACAAAATTTAGTGGCTTATACTCAGGCCTCAaggcttacttttttttcttatatattaatGCTTCTCAAATTGGGACCTCAGACCTTTGTGAGTCCTTAGACGTATCCTTGGGAGACTGAGTtcttaaaaaaagtcttttaaactTGAGGTGATAATCGAAAAAACAAGGAACGCAAGCATATTCAAAATTATCTGGATGATCACATAGCAAGTAAACAATGACAAGCAATTCTGGtgcttgtgtttgtttttctagttAATTCTGGCGCCTACTGCCTACAGTAAAatcaaagcatttatttttagttgGTTTGTTAACAAGTCTGGCTATTCATGCTAGCATGTTCTAACATTAAGATGACAACACTCCCCATCAGTGTACTGATTTTGATCTTGTTAAAGTAGTAAAGATTGTCTTTTGCAGAGacatcttcatttcattaagactACACTAgccgacaccatggctcacttggctaatcctccacctgtggcgctggcatcccgggttctagtcccagttggggcgacgggtactagtcccggttgctcctcttccagtccagctctctgctgtggcccgggagggcagcagaggatggcctaagtgcttgggccctgcacccacatgggagaccaggaggaagtacccagctcctggctttggattggtgtagcactggccatagtggccattaggggaatgaaccaatggaaaaggaagagctttctctctgtctctctctgtctataactctctctctgtctctctctctctcactatctaactctgcctggaaaaacaaaacaaaacaaaactacacTACTAGagcaagcactgtggtgcagtgggttaaagccctggcctctaATGGGCATGAGTTTGCATCCtgagtgctctgcttctgatccagctccctgctagtgtgcctgggacagcagcagaggatagcccaagtcattgaggccctgcacccatgtgggggacttggaggaagctcctggcttcagattggctcagctctggcctttgcagccatttgaggagtaaaccaacagatggaagacctccctctctttgtcactatctctctctgtaactctttcaataaataaactaaatcttaaaaaaaaaaaaaaacaaccctacattacttattaatttgatatttttataccATGAAACCATATAACAAAGTGTTCAAAGAGTGTACAGCTTTACTTGTTATGGGCTAATGAGAAGAGAGAGGTAACTGACACCTAAGTAAAGTGTTTGTGGTAAATGAGGGCCAAGAGAGTGCCATAAGAGAGCTAGGTTATTCACAGTGGTGAGGGGAGCAGAACTACCTCAGGGCACAAACCCCCCAGGGTGGCTGAGCCAAGATTAGCCTGCATCATTGCTACCTGTGCTGTCCGGATCTTTGTTTGCAGGAGCGAGGCAGTTCTGGCAAAATTCACCTGGTACATTTGCtgctttcttttacattttgGTTGgtactttatttgtatttatttatgagtTTGGgttttttcagaaatataaaaagcACAAAGATTTTGTATCTAGCATGTTGTTgctaatatgtaaataaattaaaaatgttttaagtcagCACTTACATTCTGCCATCACTTTAATTATGAAAAGGAATCTACACAGGGTTCAAAACTAAGGAACTCTGTTAGAGAATCCTGGCTCTCTTATTTGGTTAACAGAAACCAACAACATTCTCTTTCTGATTAACATTCCCTTTCCCTATTTATGGCAAGGTGAATTAATCTGTATAATACATGCATTTTAGAATAAAAGTATCCCTACTCAAATACATATTAGAAGAACTTAAACTACAACAGTGTTTTTAGTGACCTGGAAGCTAAGACTGCAGTCCAGGTAGCATGGGCTCTTCACACTTCTGGATCAACAGGGAAAGCAGGGAGCCACTGCACTGCCTGGGGCAACTGGCCCAATGACCAAGGGAAGCATAGACCGGCACTTTATAGGGGCAGTGAGGAAGAGGATGCCTGGCATAAGGAAATTCCTGTGCATCACTTAGTATTACCATGTCTTGTGACTGTAGTCAATGAAAAACTACAGCCAGGTAGGAATACCAATACAGGTTTGGGTGATCCCACCAGGCAAAGAATCATGACTAGCTGGTTTAGCTTTTGCTTATTTAACATAGTCACAAGTCACTGTACTGAAGGCCACAGATAAAACAGGCAGAATCCTCACCCTTGTTAACTTTAATCTTACAATTTCACTCTCTCCAGACTTCCAATAGGCCGTAAGTTTTGGAGACCATGCGAGGACAGTGCTGAAGTACCTGTGATCTCTACTACCAAGTATAATGCCTGGTATGTAGTAGGGGCCAAAGGGAAATTGCAGCACTCTAAGAATAGAGTTCCTGGTGCTGAGTACTTACCAGTGAGAAAATTCCTCAGTCGCCCAAACTGTACTTCATATTGCTGGGGTTCTGCCTGGCAAGGGGTTGCAGACACTATATTGGCACAACCAGATTCGGATTGAACTAAAGAGGAAAAGAGATACATGACAAGGGTAAAAAGCCAATTATTAACCCATTATGTGGCACGACAGATCGAGGAGGGTACCAGGCGTACATTAACAGCAACTGCCATTTCAGCACATTTGCAAGGTATCTTGAGGGTCCTGGTTAAATGTGACATTGATGACACCTGTTTGTCCCCCTCCCTCATGACACCTAATCAAATGAGAAATGAAACAGTTCAAAGTATAGGATAAGTAAGTTGAGTGAGAGAAGAAAAGCTGAGCTGTAGCTGGAAGTATGAGACCCAAGTTCTGACACTTTATAATAATATGCCTTGGTGTGGAGACACTGTCAAATACAGGCTGTATTACCTAGTGGGCCCTTTCAATCTGGAAATGCATCCTTCCCAGTTCCAACAATGACTTCATTTTCTTCAATCATTTTGAAATTCTCTCCTATTGCTAAGACacctgagtttttttttcttaagatatattttatttatttgaaaggtagagttacggagagaggcagagacagagagatagaggtcttccatctgctggttcactccccaaatggcagcaatagccaggcagaagccaggagcttcttctgggtctctcatgtggttgcaggagcccaatcctccactgctttcccaggagcattagcagggagctggatcagaagtggagcagctgggactcgaactggtacccatatgggatactggtactcatatgggatgctggcactgcaggctggggctttaacctgctacaccacagcaccagccccaagacaccTATTTCAAGGCTGGATGTCCTAAATTAACCCATGAATTTTCTCTCCCATAGTCTACATTTTTGTCTTTTGGCTCTACTTTCTGGGAAGTTTCCTCAACTTTCAACTCTacttgcgttttttttttttttaattaaaaaaatatatatatttgacaaatCTTTTTTGTTCTTTGGAAGTTTTTTCTTCCTCCAAAAGCATTATTTTCTTGTTCCAAAGCTATTATGGTGGTTAAagttttcttctgcttctttccattGGTCTCTCATACGAGACACATTCTTTTAGAGTCTGATTGTCCCTAGCAGTCTCGTGGTTCCAGCGCTGATGACAATTCTGCAGTTGGTGGGACTCATCTTCCAGGCCACACTGGAGATGCCATGTCCCCAAATCAATATCTTTCACTCTTTTATGTTGGGACAATCTTTTCCTTGTAGATGTGCCTGGCTCTATCATTCTAGGCGGCTAAATAGGGGAAGCAGGCTGGAGTCTCTATTAAATATGTTAAACATGGACTTAATCCCCATTCTATGAAGTCTATGCTTTCTCAAAAGAAAACTCCTTGGGGTAGACATTGTGGTaccatgggttaagcctctacttgggGCACCCACGTACCATATTCcagtgccagtttcagtctctATTcttccacttctggcccagcttcctattaatatatcctgggaggcagcagatgatggctcaagtgcttggattcctgccacccacccgtgtgagacctggatggagtctagactactggctatggcctggcctaacccaggctgttgcaggcatctggaaagtgaagcagcagatagaagagatgtctgtctctctgcctttcaagtaaatgaaaataaattttcaaaaaaatttgaaactaaaACCCCAGTTCTCTGCCGCTTTCTACTGCGGGAGAGAAGAAACTGGGATAACATGGTTAGAGTCTGGATCTTTAACAGgagtaatcaaaatgaaaacagtaacaCATTTCTACAATGGAAAATGAACAGCAGAATGGTAATTCATGCTGCAGAACTGAAGAAGCCACTAAATAAAATGCACAAGAAGGGAGATACAGATGAGAAGAAAGTTGGAAGACCCTACCAGAACTCAGCAGCTGGAAGCAAGAGGATCTGCTAGACAGCTCGCATGGGAGAGTGGGACTCCTCCCTCACCTTCACAGTGCCCCACCTTTAGCTAATCAGTCACTAAGTTCCAGAGGGTCCGATATTCTATCCTCTCCTCTGCATTCCCATTACCACTTTCTTAACTTGGGCTGCTCTCACTTCTGTTTTAGAGTCCCTGTCTCTGATGCGGGTCCTCCTCAATCAATACTGCCATCAGACTAACTTTACTAAAATTTAGATTCAATAACTTGGATGCCTTCCTCCAATTTGCTTATATACTCTGAATGGTTCTTTGAAAACCAGCTCAATCCTTCTATTGCTTACTGCCCTCTGTCCAACTGCCAAGAGCCAGGTGACCTCTGGGGAAGCTCTCCTTGACCTGCCTATACAATCCCCACAATCATGTTCTCTGTGCCTTCTGAACCCAAAGCACCCCATCTTCACAGAGCTTACTACATCACACTCTCCTAGAGCCACTGATGTACCTGCCTCACTTCCTGATTAGAAAATTTAGCTTCTCAGGAGACAGGAGCAAATAGCTGTCTCTAGAACTTCCCAGCACTTGGTCTAGATGATAGTCAAGGAACATCTGAATGAAGACAGAATTACTTATGACAACCAGATCCCATGTTTCTCACTTTTCCGACAGTCCTCCAGGAGCAATACAGACTCGTCTCATAAACCACTGTATCTAAATGAGGATGACCAAGAAGAGTAACGACCCTTTACCAGTGGTCATTCCTACTTTCTATCAACCACAGCACACAATTACTGCTCCCACCCACAGTCTAAAACTACAGAGAGAGTCAGGAACCACTTCTTGAGGACATCTTCAGGTCTGTACTGttctgctgctcttcttctataGCAAAGGCGATAAACCCTTTAGCAAAAAAGGCTGGGCCCTTGACTTTGACAGTGGTATGAAATGAGGGAGCTGTGGTAACCGTTGTGACTAATGTGGATCCTGAAACCATTAAGGCATGGAAAAGTTGGTGACAGATACATGGAAGAATAGAGGAAGCCCAGGAACAAGGAGGAGAAAAGGACCCAGGCTGAGTGTATTAAGACGGGGAATGAGCCAGCTGCAGTACCACTGCCACATAGCAGTTACAGTAGTTCACATCCCAAAGCAACACCGTGATGTTTTCCCAGAATCTCCAGTACtgtatacaaattccatgtaAGAAAATCATATCATCAAAAAGCTGACCTCACAAAATAGCTACACAAcaattatatttttttccagacAGAGTCAAGACAAGTTTTTCTCAAATAAGAGGTTAgttaaaaaagctcatggaaaaatagaattaaaagataagtttattttggtgccaaaaattttaaatccatacagACTTTCTCAGAATACATGTTTTCCAGGAACTTTATGGAGACCTTCTCATATTCTAATCACAAAACGAATTTTAAAAGCCTTAGACTACATCTACAGTATCAGTATTTCCAACTACTGATCCCAAAGTACTCATTTACCTAACAAATGTGACTTCTGTGTGTGAGGCTCCAAGCTAAAGGGGAACCTGTGTGAGAAGGGACATAAGGGTCTCACGGGACAAGACTTCACAGAAACAAAGAGTAGCACATGCCATCAGGTACAGATAACATGATCTAGACACTGTGAACAGGAAACAGGGCTTTGGACAGGGGAGCCCCAGAGGCCTACAGACTGGGCAGTTAGACAAGGGCTCTGAGGCCAGCACCATCTACCTGATGCCGCTTACTGAGCCTTCTGGATAGTCTGCTCTCTCTAGTGCTGTCTTgagaagagaagtaattccacATGGACACTGCCGTGAGTCCCCCTACGGCACAGGAGAGCCCCCATTACCTGTGAGATTGGCCGCCATCTCCTCGGCAGTCTGGGACAGCCGCAGTCCTTGCTTCAGGGGACCGTCTGAGTCCACGTATTGCCGGCGTTTGAGGTAGCAGGACACTGCCATCTGAATCTGTTCGGTGCGCACTCGTTTCATGACCTTTGTTGGAGGAAACCACAAGATGCAAGGTTTTAAGGAGTCTGGGAGATCACCCAATCCAGTGAGATCCACAGATGGTAACATCAGTAGAAGACCACTAGCCATGTGGCCAGTTAAGGGGCCTTGTTAAGAGACAAACTCAGTACTCtcttccatttcatttattttcccaatGACAATACAGCCATGTTCAATTACAGCAAATAGGAAGAGCACAGATAACAGACCCCATAGATCACCCCAGACTCCATTTAATACCAGCCCCACGGAACTTTCATTAGGGATGCTAACAAAGAGCAAACAGGGCCAGTGTGAATTTCAGAGCCTTTTATCTCTTCAGCCTGCTCTGTGAGAGGTGTTAATTAGCAGTGAACCAGGAAAAGGGAAGGGGGCAACCAGGCAGAAGGCAGTACAAAAATCAGAGAACTGAGCAAGGCTGAAACTGATAAATAATGTTGATCGAGTGAGAAGATAATAATGGGGAAGAGGGATGTATTTTTTCTTGATAGTCAGGAAAAGGCTACCAGCTCTAAGTTAAGAATACGAACCACATGTTTTCACTTTAGTAAATTATTTATCTCTCTTGCAATTCACTTGAAGCAAAGGTACAGAAAAACATCAAAACAGTAAGAAGCTATGTTTACATGTTAGAATATGTCTCATAAATTCCGGAAAGTGGTAGGAAATGAGCTGAATGGGggtaaattctattttttcataataattcaAGGAGGAAGAATGAATAATAAAACCTGGCCATGCTCGAGATTGCTAGAGACTGATTGGCAGCTCCTGATTCTAACGAGTGTGCCCAAATTCACTGCCCTAAATGGCAGCTTCTCTGAATCCAAACCATCATGTATGCGAGGGACCTCCTCACACCCTCCCTGAGGATGGGAGGAGCCAACTCTAAGACCAAAGAGCATAAGCACAGGGATTCTGGCCGTAACTCTCTTCC encodes:
- the TAF5L gene encoding TAF5-like RNA polymerase II p300/CBP-associated factor-associated factor 65 kDa subunit 5L isoform X1, giving the protein MKRVRTEQIQMAVSCYLKRRQYVDSDGPLKQGLRLSQTAEEMAANLTVQSESGCANIVSATPCQAEPQQYEVQFGRLRNFLTDSDSQHSHEVMPLLYPLFVYLHLNLVQNSPKSTVESFYSRFHGMFLQNASQKDVIEQLQTTQTIQDIHSNLKLRAFLDNKYVVRLQEDSYNYLIRYLQSDNNTALCKVLTLHIHLDVQPAKRTDYQLYTSGSSSRSESNGLEPPDMPSPILQNEAALEVLQESIKRVKDGPPSLTTICFYAFYNTEQLLNTAEISPDSKLLAAGFDNSCIKLWSLRSKKLKSEPHQVDVSRIHLACDILEEEEDEDDNAGTEMKILRGHCGPVYSTRFLADSSGLLSCSEDMTIRYWDLGSFTNTVLYQGHAYPVWDLDISPYSLYFASGSHDRTARLWSFDRTYPLRIYAGHLADVDCVKFHPNSNYLATGSTDKTVRLWSAQQGNSVRLFTGHRGPVLSLAFSPNGKYLASAGEDQRLKLWDLASGTLFKELRGHTDNITSLTFSPDSGLIASASMDNSVRVWDIRNTYCSTPADGSSSELVGVYTGQMSNVLSVQFMACNLLLVTGITQENQEH
- the TAF5L gene encoding TAF5-like RNA polymerase II p300/CBP-associated factor-associated factor 65 kDa subunit 5L isoform X2, which translates into the protein MKRVRTEQIQMAVSCYLKRRQYVDSDGPLKQGLRLSQTAEEMAANLTVQSESGCANIVSATPCQAEPQQYEVQFGRLRNFLTDSDSQHSHEVMPLLYPLFVYLHLNLVQNSPKSTVESFYSRFHGMFLQNASQKDVIEQLQTTQTIQDIHSNLKLRAFLDNKYVVRLQEDSYNYLIRYLQSDNNTALCKVLTLHIHLDVQPAKRTDYQLYTSGSSSRSESNGLEPPDMPSPILQNEAALEVLQESIKRVKDGPPSLTTICFYAFYNTEQLLNTAEISPDSKLLAAGFDNSCIKLWSLRSKKLKSEPHQVDVSRIHLACDILEEEDEDDNAGTEMKILRGHCGPVYSTRFLADSSGLLSCSEDMTIRYWDLGSFTNTVLYQGHAYPVWDLDISPYSLYFASGSHDRTARLWSFDRTYPLRIYAGHLADVDCVKFHPNSNYLATGSTDKTVRLWSAQQGNSVRLFTGHRGPVLSLAFSPNGKYLASAGEDQRLKLWDLASGTLFKELRGHTDNITSLTFSPDSGLIASASMDNSVRVWDIRNTYCSTPADGSSSELVGVYTGQMSNVLSVQFMACNLLLVTGITQENQEH
- the TAF5L gene encoding TAF5-like RNA polymerase II p300/CBP-associated factor-associated factor 65 kDa subunit 5L isoform X3; translation: MKRVRTEQIQMAVSCYLKRRQYVDSDGPLKQGLRLSQTAEEMAANLTVQSESGCANIVSATPCQAEPQQYEVQFGRLRNFLTDSDSQHSHEVMPLLYPLFVYLHLNLVQNSPKSTVESFYSRFHGMFLQNASQKDVIEQLQTTQTIQDIHSNLKLRAFLDNKYVVRLQEDSYNYLIRYLQSDNNTALCKVLTLHIHLDVQPAKRTDYQLYTSGSSSRSESNGLEPPDMPSPILQNEAALEVLQESIKRVKDGPPSLTTICFYAFYNTEQLLNTAEISPDSKLLAAGFDNSCIKLWSLRSKKLKSEPHQVDVSRIHLACDILEEEV